Proteins from a genomic interval of Acanthopagrus latus isolate v.2019 chromosome 7, fAcaLat1.1, whole genome shotgun sequence:
- the LOC119022337 gene encoding UDP-glucuronosyltransferase 2C1-like isoform X1, giving the protein MLANSKLITDEQNHSDLYPYNQVTLMYISCKLVRNGTHGNGKMTMAVKMTTHKYQTMLVTSEDYHFSQAVKLMRSYPALAFILLFSANLCFTCDGGKILVYPLDGSHWINMKILVEALHSEGHQITVLRTSTSWYVSEFSPHYTSITLTQEQSQNIESQDVMTNFLKRSIEIRRKKGSLWAFLESYRNLFIMLGENQKDVAKLVINIFENKTLIKELKEAEFDLCLMDPAFPGGVLLAHYLQLPMVFNVRWLFNGDAHFAFAPSPLSYIPQLFSQYSDKMDFFQRVSNIIRHSMLVYMYHYVSNPPYQAVCDQYFGPDVSVMSLMQGSDLWLMRTDFTFEFPRPTMPNVVCIGGFQGKPSKPLPSDLEEFMQSSGEHGVVIMTLGTLLGDLGPEISEIIASAFANIPQKVLWRHIGKRPTTLGNNTMLVKWLPQNDILGHPKTKVFVAHGGTNGLYEAMYHGVPVLGIPLIFDQDDNMMRLKARGVAETVEVATLDVESMTSALKNILDPEKPYKQNMHKLSQLHHDKPMKPLDSAVFWIEHVMRHKGAAHLRTESYKLPWYAYHCLDVMAVFLAFGLLIMALLWVSFRGLIRGLMRIMKPTSKSKNE; this is encoded by the exons AAATCATTCAGACTTGTACCCATACAACCAGGTTACCTTAATGTACATTAGCTGTAAGCTAGTGAGGAATGGCACGCATGGCAATGGCAAAATGACAATGGcagtgaaaatgacaacacatAAATACCAGACAATGTTGGTAACATCCGAGGATTACCATTTCAGTCAGGCTGTTAAAT TGATGAGGTCGTATCCAGCCCTGGCATTCATACTGCTCTTTTCAGCAAATCTGTGCTTCACTTGCGATGGTGGAAAAATTTTGGTTTACCCCTTAGATGGGAGTCACTGGATTAACATGAAAATCTTGGTGGAGGCTCTTCATTCTGAGGGCCATCAAATAACGGTGCTACGTACCTCCACCAGTTGGTATGTGTCTGAATTCTCACCACATTATACCTCCATCACCCTCACCCAGGAACAGTCCCAAAACATTGAGAGCCAAGACGTCATGACCAATTTCTTGAAGAGGTCAATAGAGATCCGTCGGAAAAAAGGCTCACTATGGGCGTTTCTAGAGTCTTACAGGAATCTTTTCATCATGCTGGGGGAGAACCAGAAAGACGTGGCAAAACTGGTCATCAACATTTTCGAGAATAAGACACTAATTAAAGAGCTAAAGGAAGCCGAATTTGATCTTTGTCTGATGGACCCTGCATTTCCAGGAGGCGTGCTGTTGGCACACTATCTCCAGCTTCCCATGGTTTTCAATGTTCGCTGGCTTTTCAATGGAGATGCACACTTTGCCTttgctccttctcctctgtcctACATCCCCCAGCTGTTCTCCCAGTATTCTGACAAGATGGACTTTTTCCAGAGAGTCAGTAATATAATTCGTCACAGCATGTTGGTTTACATGTACCACTATGTCTCAAATCCACCTTACCAGGCTGTGTGCGATCAGTATTTTGGACCCGATGTCAGCGTCATGTCTCTCATGCAGGGAAGTGATCTCTGGCTAATGCGGACCGACTTTACCTTTGAGTTCCCTCGTCCCACCATGCCCAATGTTGTCTGTATCGGAGGGTTCCAGGGGAAGCCCTCAAAACCTCTTCCATCAGATTTAGAAGAATTTATGCAGAGTTCTGGTGAACATGGGGTGGTCATCATGACACTGGGGACTCTGCTGGGTGACCTCGGCCCTGAGATATCGGAGATCATCGCCTCAGCATTTGCCAACATCCCTCAGAAGGTCTTGTGGAGACACATTGGGAAAAGACCAACCACTCTGGGGAACAACACCATGCTGGTTAAATGGCTGCCTCAAAACGATATACTTGGTCATCCTAAAACTAAAGTTTTTGTTGCACACGGTGGTACAAATGGACTTTACGAGGCCATGTACCATGGTGTCCCAGTCCTGGGCATTCCTCTCATCTTTGACCAGGATGACAACATGATGCGTTTGAAGGCCCGTGGGGTCGCTGAGACTGTTGAAGTGGCAACCCTGGATGTTGAGTCTATGACAAGCGCTCTGAAGAATATTCTCGACCCAGAGAAGCCATACAAACAGAATATGCACAAACTGTCACAACTTCATCATGACAAACCGATGAAGCCCTTGGACAGTGCAGTTTTCTGGATAGAGCACGTCATGAGGCACAAGGGAGCAGCACATTTGCGCACTGAGTCATACAAATTGCCATGGTATGCCTATCACTGTCTAGATGTTATGGCGGTCTTTCTAGCCTTTGGTCTACTGATCATGGCATTACTTTGGGTTTCCTTCAGAGGTCTAATAAGAGGTTTGATGAGAATCATGAAGCCCACATCCAAATCCAAAAATGAATAG
- the LOC119022337 gene encoding UDP-glucuronosyltransferase 2C1-like isoform X2 translates to MRSYPALAFILLFSANLCFTCDGGKILVYPLDGSHWINMKILVEALHSEGHQITVLRTSTSWYVSEFSPHYTSITLTQEQSQNIESQDVMTNFLKRSIEIRRKKGSLWAFLESYRNLFIMLGENQKDVAKLVINIFENKTLIKELKEAEFDLCLMDPAFPGGVLLAHYLQLPMVFNVRWLFNGDAHFAFAPSPLSYIPQLFSQYSDKMDFFQRVSNIIRHSMLVYMYHYVSNPPYQAVCDQYFGPDVSVMSLMQGSDLWLMRTDFTFEFPRPTMPNVVCIGGFQGKPSKPLPSDLEEFMQSSGEHGVVIMTLGTLLGDLGPEISEIIASAFANIPQKVLWRHIGKRPTTLGNNTMLVKWLPQNDILGHPKTKVFVAHGGTNGLYEAMYHGVPVLGIPLIFDQDDNMMRLKARGVAETVEVATLDVESMTSALKNILDPEKPYKQNMHKLSQLHHDKPMKPLDSAVFWIEHVMRHKGAAHLRTESYKLPWYAYHCLDVMAVFLAFGLLIMALLWVSFRGLIRGLMRIMKPTSKSKNE, encoded by the coding sequence ATGAGGTCGTATCCAGCCCTGGCATTCATACTGCTCTTTTCAGCAAATCTGTGCTTCACTTGCGATGGTGGAAAAATTTTGGTTTACCCCTTAGATGGGAGTCACTGGATTAACATGAAAATCTTGGTGGAGGCTCTTCATTCTGAGGGCCATCAAATAACGGTGCTACGTACCTCCACCAGTTGGTATGTGTCTGAATTCTCACCACATTATACCTCCATCACCCTCACCCAGGAACAGTCCCAAAACATTGAGAGCCAAGACGTCATGACCAATTTCTTGAAGAGGTCAATAGAGATCCGTCGGAAAAAAGGCTCACTATGGGCGTTTCTAGAGTCTTACAGGAATCTTTTCATCATGCTGGGGGAGAACCAGAAAGACGTGGCAAAACTGGTCATCAACATTTTCGAGAATAAGACACTAATTAAAGAGCTAAAGGAAGCCGAATTTGATCTTTGTCTGATGGACCCTGCATTTCCAGGAGGCGTGCTGTTGGCACACTATCTCCAGCTTCCCATGGTTTTCAATGTTCGCTGGCTTTTCAATGGAGATGCACACTTTGCCTttgctccttctcctctgtcctACATCCCCCAGCTGTTCTCCCAGTATTCTGACAAGATGGACTTTTTCCAGAGAGTCAGTAATATAATTCGTCACAGCATGTTGGTTTACATGTACCACTATGTCTCAAATCCACCTTACCAGGCTGTGTGCGATCAGTATTTTGGACCCGATGTCAGCGTCATGTCTCTCATGCAGGGAAGTGATCTCTGGCTAATGCGGACCGACTTTACCTTTGAGTTCCCTCGTCCCACCATGCCCAATGTTGTCTGTATCGGAGGGTTCCAGGGGAAGCCCTCAAAACCTCTTCCATCAGATTTAGAAGAATTTATGCAGAGTTCTGGTGAACATGGGGTGGTCATCATGACACTGGGGACTCTGCTGGGTGACCTCGGCCCTGAGATATCGGAGATCATCGCCTCAGCATTTGCCAACATCCCTCAGAAGGTCTTGTGGAGACACATTGGGAAAAGACCAACCACTCTGGGGAACAACACCATGCTGGTTAAATGGCTGCCTCAAAACGATATACTTGGTCATCCTAAAACTAAAGTTTTTGTTGCACACGGTGGTACAAATGGACTTTACGAGGCCATGTACCATGGTGTCCCAGTCCTGGGCATTCCTCTCATCTTTGACCAGGATGACAACATGATGCGTTTGAAGGCCCGTGGGGTCGCTGAGACTGTTGAAGTGGCAACCCTGGATGTTGAGTCTATGACAAGCGCTCTGAAGAATATTCTCGACCCAGAGAAGCCATACAAACAGAATATGCACAAACTGTCACAACTTCATCATGACAAACCGATGAAGCCCTTGGACAGTGCAGTTTTCTGGATAGAGCACGTCATGAGGCACAAGGGAGCAGCACATTTGCGCACTGAGTCATACAAATTGCCATGGTATGCCTATCACTGTCTAGATGTTATGGCGGTCTTTCTAGCCTTTGGTCTACTGATCATGGCATTACTTTGGGTTTCCTTCAGAGGTCTAATAAGAGGTTTGATGAGAATCATGAAGCCCACATCCAAATCCAAAAATGAATAG
- the LOC119022359 gene encoding P2Y purinoceptor 1-like has product MMNKTACPRVSYDFTGRLLPPVYILVFIVGLVANGWGLKSLQHNWKKLKIINVFVLNLGLTDVLYLLTLPFWVVYYLMGSKWIFGETLCKITRFCFNVNLYGSIGFLTCISVYRYLAIVHPVRTMGRITVTHSVMISVIVWLLVSVQSLPDMFFTKAPRNNTGKCFDTTGNVHVENYLKYSLGWTLTGFCIPFLITLGCYGHVAVVLWTLKRTDKVLKQRSLKLVLIMILLFSVCYIPYHVFRNFNLLARVLLKQGICRKWYSGVYIARRISRALVCLNSALKPLVYLHAHEDVPAQLRQQLQQVRQMLKRLFPSNSGCLPVAHTADADAEANTS; this is encoded by the coding sequence ATGATGAATAAAACCGCTTGTCCTCGTGTCAGCTATGACTTCACAGGCAGATTGCTGCCTCCTGTTTACATCTTAGTGTTCATCGTTGGTCTGGTGGCTAATGGATGGGGACTGAAGTCTCTGCAGCACAACTGGAAGAAACTAAAGATCATCAACGTGTTTGTTCTCAACCTTGGACTTACAGATGTTTTGTACCTGCTCACACTCCCATTTTGGGTGGTGTACTACTTAATGGGGAGTAAGTGGATCTTTGGAGAAACACTTTGCAAGATAACAAGATTCTGCTTCAATGTGAATCTATACGGCAGCATTGGATTCCTGACTTGTATAAGTGTGTACAGATACCTGGCCATTGTTCATCCAGTGAGAACGATGGGAAGAATAACTGTCACCCATTCTGTGATGATCTCGGTCATAGTCTGGCTGTTGGTGAGTGTTCAAAGTCTTCCAGACATGTTTTTCACCAAGGCACCTAGAAACAACACTGGAAAATGCTTTGATACCACGGGTAATGTCCACGTTGAGAATTACCTGAAATACAGTCTTGGATGGACCCTCACTGGCTTTTGTATCCCGTTCCTCATCACATTGGGCTGCTATGGACACGTGGCTGTAGTTTTATGGACACTGAAGAGAACTGATAAGGTACTGAAACAGAGAAGCTTGAAGTTGGTACTCATCAtgattcttctcttctctgtttgttaCATCCCCTATCACGTATTCAGAAACTTCAACCTCTTGGCAAGAGTTCTGCTCAAACAGGGGATATGCCGTAAATGGTATAGTGGAGTCTACATTGCTCGTCGGATAAGTCGTGCCCTTGTGTGTCTGAACAGTGCTCTCAAACCTCTTGTTTACCTCCATGCACATGAAGATGTTCCTGCTCAGCtcagacagcagctccagcaAGTTCGTCAGATGTTAAAGCGTTTGTTTCCATCAAACTCCGGCTGTTTGCCTGTAGCACACActgcagatgcagatgcagaagCTAACACAAGTTAG
- the LOC119022361 gene encoding P2Y purinoceptor 1-like, with product MNKTACPRVSFDFTGRFLPPVYILVFIVGLIANGWGLKSLLHDWKKLKIINVFVLNLGLTDVLYLLTLPFLVVYYFMGSKWIFGETFCKITRFCFNVNQYGSIGFLTCISVYRYLAIVHPVKVIGRLTFTRSVMISVMVWLLVSVQSLPDMFFTKTHRNNTEKCFVTTHNDHVEDYLKYTLGWTLTGFCIPFLITLGCYGHVAVVLWTWKRNDKVLKQRSLKLMFILILLFSVCYIPYHVFRNLNLWSRVLTKQGICYKWYNGVYIARQISRVLVCLNSALNPLVYLHAHEDVPAQLRQKLQKVRQMLNHQFLSNPSRRPSAPTVDEL from the coding sequence ATGAATAAAACCGCTTGTCCTCGTGTCAGCTTTGACTTTACAGGCAGATTCCTGCCTCCTGTTTACATCTTAGTGTTCATCGTTGGTCTGATAGCCAATGGATGGGGACTGAAGTCTCTGTTGCATGACTGGAAGAAACTAAAGATCATCAACGTATTTGTTCTCAACCTTGGACTTACAGATGTTTTGTACCTGCTCACACTCCCATTTTTGGTGGTGTACTACTTCATGGGGAGTAAATGGATCTTTGGAGAAACATTCTGCAAGATAACAAGATTCTGCTTCAATGTGAATCAATACGGCAGCATTGGATTCCTGACTTGTATAAGTGTGTACAGATACCTGGCCATTGTTCATCCAGTGAAAGTGATTGGAAGATTAACTTTCACCCGTTCTGTGATGATCTCGGTCATGGTCTGGCTGTTGGTGAGTGTTCAAAGTCTTCCAGACATGTTCTTCACCAAAACACAtagaaacaacactgaaaaatgctTTGTTACCACGCATAACGACCACGTTGAGGATTACCTGAAATACACTCTTGGATGGACCCTTACTGGGTTTTGTATCCCGTTCCTCATCACACTGGGCTGCTACGGACACGTGGCTGTAGTTTTATGGACATGGAAGAGGAATGATAAGGTACTGAAACAGAGAAGCTTGAAGttgatgttcattttgattcttctcttctctgtctgttaCATCCCCTATCATGTATTCAGAAACCTCAACCTCTGGTCAAGAGTTCTTACCAAACAGGGGATATGTTATAAATGGTATAACGGAGTCTACATTGCTCGTCAGATAAGTCGTGTCCTTGTGTGTCTGAACAGTGCTCTCAACCCTCTGGTTTACCTCCATGCACATGAAGACGTTCCTGCTCAGCTCAGACAGAAGCTCCAGAAAGTTCGTCAGATGTTAAACCATCAGTTTTTGTCAAACCCCAGCAGAAGGCCTTCTGCACCGACTGTAGACGAACTGTAA